tattatgtatgtaataaactaaattttagtttcttttactatttattacttagtaatttatgaagaatatataaaaatacatacggTGCACTTTCCAATGGATCGTCGATAAATTGCATGATTTCATAAAAGCGGaacattttctgttttttcgGTTGTGCACCGGATCCACTTGGAACATACTCGTTTACTTGCCGTTTGTAACGCACGTAACAATCTCTTAGATACTTCCATCTTTTCATTGCATCATCCGCAGTCATAAGCCCTGTAatcataaacaaaattaactcgtattcttaaaatagattataactTGCACTTTGCAACTTTTAGTAATatcttttaagtttttatacaAACCTCCTAACATATTTTCAACCTCCTTCCACAGTGCTTTCTTTTTCGCCTTTGTCCGTTCGGTAGGTGGAAATTTGTGGAAATTGTATAATGCTGGCTTTGTTTGTACTACGTTAATTAGCATCTCATTACGGTGATCTGTTGAGGACTGATGTTCATTGCTAGTGTCCTCCGTATCTGCTTGATTGCTGTTTTGAACTtgttaaaatacaattagttgcagattaaatttaacatttgaaACCTACGTGTATGTAACATAATGGGTGCTTTCCAGCAAGGTAACACAGATAGATACAACGTAATGCTAATGACTCGCACGACTGAAACACACGGCAAAAAGCTTACTTTTTGAGCTGTGTTGGAATTGTAAAGCACtctgttgaaaaataaattacacagtGCCGACTATGTGCATTGCTGGAAAGCTACAAGTATTATTACTGCAAAACTTACCAATAGTTACAACAAAGTCTTCATCGATGGATACAGCATGCATCTTTTCATCGTAGTGTTCAAAACAATTGTGACACAACATTTCTTCTTGTGTGGCGACGACTAATATATCGCCACAATAACCACAGTTTATGTTCtacaaataaacattattttatgtaaattagtGCATTTCCTAATGTGcatttatcatataaataattgataatattaaatttaagattaagatgATATCCTAACATACAAAAAGAATTGATTCAAATTGATAAGCGTGCTTTTAAATtcagttttcttataattctagtatttatattatttcgtgCTGTATATATggacaattttataaactgaTACTTACCAAGAAATTATTGGACTggtatttattcatttttaacttcAATCCTTTttcacaataatatattatatttttattaggtaTTAGGTTAGGAACTCTGAACATATGCGTGTCTGTGTAGTGTAAACGCCAGAACGTTGCCCTACGCTGCATAAACCAACGTAAAATTTGTGCTGGCGTAACGAAACGGGCGCAAATCCTGTGATTGGCCAAGTTTCTTTACGCCGTACGCCGGTACGTCGTACGCTGGCTCCATGGGACTTCACCCTTAGCGTCTTATCCTCAGGAAGAGAATAAGTATGGAAAGCATACTGTTTGTCGATTGCAAATTTCTTAAAGCCGATATAGTCACTTAAGTTAAGAAATTGAATCTTTATTTGATTTCCAAAAGAAACTTGAGATGAAAGTTTTCTCCGACACTTTGTTTCAATTGATTCGAGAACTCAGCATAATCATTAATCTTAGATGCAAAATAGATTGGGGGTggttttctatttaatttattgccgTCTGTTGTTGCCACCGATTTCGCGTCGCGATTTATTAGGTTGTTAGAGTTGCTCACATGCGCTTTATGATTAAACATTGGTTGATCAGAAAAAGCCTCCTCATCACGCACTAaagcctgatctacaatgtgctctttgcttcctgttttttgcttttaaccTGTTTGCGACTATcccgtatttcgcaattgcgtcgcgtaacgcgatgttttttgttctctgtcgcccaagataaaaattgacgaacttcagaagagacaagaaacatcacgttacgcgacggaattgcgaaatacgagatagtcgcaaagaggttaagagcaaaaaacagaaagcaaagagcacattgtagatcagcCTTTATACATCGACCGTCTCCGCCAGATATTGAAAACGATTAAAAGAGTTGAATTTACCTTGAACTGAATCTGTTTCGATGCGGGGTAGTTTATCCGAGCCGGTTGGGCCAGAAAGCTTTTCGTCAGCTTGTCGCTTGTGCGGCAGCTTCATCGTCGTCTTACCCTCCAATTTGGAGGGGTGTCCAATAGCACCTGCTTCTCGGGAGACACCACGCCGTTCGGCCGTCCGTCCTCCCAGCAACACCAAGAAAGCCCTTGTCGGCAAAGCGCACACCAGGCTCTAACTCTCAGAGTCACGAATCAGTACTTGAGAAATGCGATACCAAGTACAATACTCCACCGCAGCTTCTTCCACCTCGGTGACTCGAGCCGGTTTGAGTCCCCTATTTATACCCCGAGCGGTGTAAGTGGAGGCTGCCCCACCGCTCGGACACGGAAGCATGTGCGGCGTGGACGCCTAGCACGTGTCTGGTGGCCATCAGGGCCGTAACTGTAGTGACAAACGCGCTTATCGTCACAAAGAGAAGTAGATGTGTAAGCACGAATCTCCCCTTCTACTTTGTTTTCATTGGTTGAATTATGTATAAGGAGAAAGGGAACAGTACTGTATTCTTGTAAGTTGGAAACATCCTTAGTATAtttctatgtataaaatttttaagcgtGGCGACGGTACAGCTCTTTAGCTAGCAGGATGATATCTAAAGACCTCTTAATGACGTATTATTGATGTTAGaaacgtcattaagacgttattaataTGTCATTTGATGTCACTCTGCTATTTAGGATTATGGCTCCGTGGCTTCATGAGCTGCTACTGGCTACACATTGTCTTGTCTCTTTCTATGTCTGTCAACATGATTTCGGTTCCATGCTCCGTCCAGTACTATATGTCGATGTCTAAGAGCTTTGACTGTAGTCAAAAGCTGAGACAAAAAGTTTGCCtagataaacaatttaattatcacaGTAACGGATATACGACCGTATACAGTGgttgttatatatgtataatatggtACACTGCAATAAAAGGGtcaataaacattaaataatgtattttatactatttattagCTAAGAAGGATatttagttaataaaaataaactttataaatattgttggaTGCAGAATTTATATCAGTAaagtattgtaataaaataaattacatatattatattttttcataaattgtgactacatatctttttttatttctaaatagctattttaataaatagtttaatttaataattaaactattaaTGTAACATTCAGCATTATGGTTCATTCTCATCGTGCaaaatatgtttctttatcATATGATATCCCATCCCTATTGTTAAGCAAGCTATTGCTGTTCCTTGTGCAGCAACTCGGagttgtattaaatataattgtgtagatatctttttcttcttaaaagcATAGGCACCATAGCTACAGATACCCGCTAAACTTATCAAACCTATTTAGAAAGCAATATATGCATCATatattaatgacaaatatttatatttttatattaattgacatACTTGCAACAAGAAATGGTGACTTTCGCCCCTTCTCTAACAATCTCTCCGATAAAGTTTGATCTATTATTGTGTCATCATCAGTAGTAgccatttttgaaaaagaaaatagtaataatatttgccaacctaaaaattgattaattctaGATTAGCTTGGTTACAAAAACAGCAAAGATTAAAAGGGCCACTTTGACCAAACTCAATCGTTGATTAAAGAGTTGTCAACATGACAAAATCGCGTTAATCGGGAGTTTGGTCGAAGTGGCCCTAAAGATTTTGAAGATAAGTTATttccaaaagtttattttagaCAGTCCTGCTTATAGATTTATCACTTCTGTTTATAAGGTTGaatgttaattgttaatagaatataaaaatatatacctttactttatatatatatatatatatatatatatatatgtttctaatttgcaaaaaaataatcccTGCCAAAGCTCAGCTCGATCGGATAACGGAAACCCGTGCCCCCggatttttaaacatttgagTTCTCTTGTATTAAACTGTTTATTCCGTCAAcattggctgcgttcagcagaacgCAACAGTTTTCAACCGTTTTATGATTCGACTCTGCTGAACGATTCTAAATCCACTTAAAGTCTCAAtcacggtcttacatacaAGACCGTGGTCTCAACACGTTCATTCAGCGGTCGCCATGATTTTCAGCTAATTAAAAGTATGTTGAATATGGCTACGTTCAGCAGAGCGCAACAGTTTTCAACCGTTTTATGATTCTCTGCTGAACGATTCTAAGCGCATTCAAAGTCTCAACACGTTCACTCAGCGGTCGCCATGATTTTCAGCAAACTAAAAGTACGCTGTATCTCAAGCAAAACGTTATCAGTAAAATAACTGCATGCTTCCAGTGTATTAACATCGCTgagaatgtataaatataaatatacatataaaaatattatttataacgcaATAGATACAGTGGAAACGCACAGAAAGTTACAaaatggtatatatatatatatatatatatatatattaatataaaaaaagaaagaaatatataattataatttagataacTTTGGGTTAGCACGCATATAACAGAATAATAGGTTAAATCGTTAAATGTgtacaaaatatgtaatactttGATGCATTAtccttattaattaaatgtaatatgtactaactcaaattataatattactataataaaatgtacataccTTCTAATGATGTTTGTGGCACATCTTGTAATATATCAAGCATTCCTACTATCTCTtgataattttcttcaaaataattattgaaaaaatttacataagtaCATAAGTACatgacatttaattaataagtataatacatGCATCAcagtattacatattttatatacatttaggGGGTCTATACACGTACGAGTTTGGCTCGCAAGTCCGGGTCGGCGAGCTTGATTCGCGAGCCGGACTCGAACGTTTTTTCACCACACACGAAAAGAAAATGTGCGAATTTGGCTCATTTGACGCCGAGCCCGGCTCGTAACATCTCATCCACGAACGAGTAgaagccgagccgagccggaCTTGCGAGCCAAACTCGTACGTGTACAGACCCcctaaatgtatataaaatatgtaatactttGATGCatgtattatacttattaattaaatgtcatGTACTTATGtacttatgtaaattttttcaataattattttgaagaaaattaccAAGAGTGCAATGTATAGACCCCCTTAACCTATCATTCTATGTTATATGCGTGCTAACccgaatttatttaaattataattatatatttctttattttcttatattaatatttgtacatacCGTAGtccatatatttatacatcgCGTAGTCCATACCACAGTCCATACTATATGTCGATGACGTTTTGCTTGACAGCTTGACGTTTTACGTACTTTTAATTCACTGAAAATTATGGCGACCGCTGAGTGAACGTGTTGAGACTTTAGGTGCAAGAATCATAAAACAGTTGCAATACTGTTGcgttctgctgaacgcagccattggTTTTTAAAGcgtattttctacaaaaatcgGCCTAaagcacttttttttttttaacatgtgTGTGTTGCTTTTCTGCATCG
This window of the Temnothorax longispinosus isolate EJ_2023e unplaced genomic scaffold, Tlon_JGU_v1 HiC_scaffold_26, whole genome shotgun sequence genome carries:
- the LOC139824077 gene encoding uncharacterized protein isoform X1, which encodes MQRRATFWRLHYTDTHMFRVPNLIPNKNIIYYCEKGLKLKMNKYQSNNFLNINCGYCGDILVVATQEEMLCHNCFEHYDEKMHAVSIDEDFVVTIVQNSNQADTEDTSNEHQSSTDHRNEMLINVVQTKPALYNFHKFPPTERTKAKKKALWKEVENMLGGLMTADDAMKRWKYLRDCYVRYKRQVNEYVPSGSGAQPKKQKMFRFYEIMQFIDDPLESAPTVSNLSDCDKAAGSAQEDDDCLLLSTSTTKSTCENRPLSSTSPGNSICEPLSGALRWPSQTSTPKTTCKKKLYCIFLKKCNIIDVVCSR
- the LOC139824077 gene encoding uncharacterized protein isoform X2, whose translation is MQRRATFWRLHYTDTHMFRVPNLIPNKNIIYYCEKGLKLKMNKYQSNNFLNINCGYCGDILVVATQEEMLCHNCFEHYDEKMHAVSIDEDFVVTIVQNSNQADTEDTSNEHQSSTDHRNEMLINVVQTKPALYNFHKFPPTERTKAKKKALWKEVENMLGGLMTADDAMKRWKYLRDCYVRYKRQVNEYVPSGSGAQPKKQKMFRFYEIMQFIDDPLESAPTVSNLSDCDKAAGSAQEDDDCLLLSTSTTKSTCENRPLSSTSPGNSICEPLSGALRWPSQTSTPKTTSKAYSESLMPSEYVTILKKF